One Apteryx mantelli isolate bAptMan1 chromosome 2, bAptMan1.hap1, whole genome shotgun sequence genomic window, CTTCTGGATGGGTGGCTCTTCGCCATCCATCGCCTTCCCCTCGCCCCTCGGGAGGAGAGCGGAGGTGCCTTGGGCAGCCAGTGCTTCCCCGCGCCTCCCTGGCAGCCGTCTTACCTGTTAGCTCATCTCTTTGTATGCACTCATTTCACTGGTTTAAGCTTGTTTCTTGTTTTGCTGAGCAGCAGATGTGTGAGATTGCTGTGAATGGTGACAAATTTTGTTGCCCTGTGTGGCTGTGAATAGTTTCCCTGACGCTAAGATTAGCTTTTGCAACTAAGGAGGTAGCAATGGagtaaaattaattaaatttggTCACAGTCATATACTAAAATTGACTTCCTGAAGAGTTGGAAAGACATGTACATTCACTTCGAATTCTGTATTTGTTATTTGCAGAGATAaaactgcttatttttaaaactggGGGAAAACTCTTTTGCCCCCTTAGCGATAATGAGCACAACAGAAGTTATTTGGTCCATAATGTAAACTTTCAAATGTTACACACATATGGCTACATATatagtgtatgtatgtataaggGCATGGACTGAGTGGTATACacagaacaaaatgttttcagctgctttgaTGCCCATATTTCTGAAATGCTAAGAGACATTATTTAATTTCTATGCAAACCTTGGTCTTTGTTTTCTTGTTGCTGTTCTTACTTGACAGTTTTGATGGTGCTTGCGTCCGGGGGCATAATACTGAGCTCTTGGTAACTGGCTTCTGCATGACATTATGCATGCTCTTCTTAGCTGCTCGAGGCTCTTGTGAAGAGATGAATGTCCTCACCCCTTCACATAGACTTTCCTTTTTAGATAACTGGGCAATTGCTTTAGCTAAAAGACACATTCAGAATCGATTGCCTTTAGTTTATGACTTACTTAATCAAATGTATGGAAAGTACTTATATATATTGTGTTTTACTGCAGAAATGCCCACTGGTCTCTTACAAGTCTAACACTCAagtgttttataaataaaaaagtgatatttgttcttttttcttgatttattcttttttcctgattttattcttttttctctggGAATCGTTACGTAGTTTTGATGTCTGCTTTGAAAAGTGCCACTGAATTTTACCCATTATGAATTTCCAATTGATTTCATTAGTGCTAATATTATTGTAAGCTACCATGTAACTAAATTACTTGCAAACCTGACATTGCAAATTTAAGCATTCTGCATGTGATAAAATGGGCAGTGGGCCCTCTTTAGAAATAAATGAGGATGTGATCCTGCAAAGATTGGGCCATACCAAACTAATAGACATCCTGCATATAATATCAAGCTGTTCAAAAAAATTCCACTTTTTCACCTGTATGTGCTCTATCCATGCAAGCGTGCAGGCACACTGCCTCTGACCCATAGCCCTCAGTGTCCCTGCCAGTCTTGCTTCAGCCTTGTCTAGGCTTTTTGATGAAACTCCTCACCTTTAACTCTAGCTGCAAAAAGAGCAGCAATTGGCAACTGCTGTTAGGTGCTATAGTGAGCTGCATTTCCTGGCAAATTCATAACTGCATTTGTTACAAGATGTGTTTCATAGACTGAGTGTGTGCAATGCCAGTGGGCACCATAAGCAGCAGTAGCCTAATCTCGAAGTGACAGAGGTGTGCATGGCATATAGGCAACTCTGTGTCCAAAATAAAGGCACGCAATCTTCAGAGCAGATGATTTAGCTTTTTTGTCATGAATCCTGGTCGCAACGGTTTTGATTGTCAAAAGCTGCTATGtaatctcctggcaaaaaaatattttttctgtaaacaGGAAGGAATTTCATATGTTCAAATATGTTCATTGTAACCAAGTTCcttcagtaaattaaaaaatgcagGGAGATAAATTGGTGAGTTATACATTCCTGAGTATATCTTAAATATGTACCTGGAAAATTAAAGTGCATATTATGTTGAAATGGAGGCATACAGTTAAGATCCAAATTCAGAAGCAATTTTCACCCTGGAGGTCCCACTGCCTTAAATCCGACTGTTTGATGTGCGTTAGAATGTGAATGTCATGTCCGTGGTCTTCCAACTGTAATGACTTATTTTTGGATGGTTGTGCATGATGTTTGCTTTGGGATGGGGTCAATAGTCGCAAATTGAGCCACAGTTTTTCTAGAGTGGCAAGAGTGATAATTTTATTGCTAGGTTGTTAGTGGATAGTCTAGTAAAGGCATACAGCTTCATATAACTGAGGAAAAATGAATGTAAGCTTTTTGTTATTTTCCTGTATATGTTAAAGAGGCCAGATTTTTGGCAGTCTCGTGTTACTGAGGAATACTTAATCACCAAAGCAAAGACATGATTTTGTAATCTGAACTAAGGACAAGTACAAATGCAGATACAGTGTCTTTTTAGAACCAAAGTTTATTGTAGAATAATTAGTTAATGTTAGGATCACAGACTTGGGTCCTCTTTTTGTCCCAAGTCCAAGAGATTAAGATAGTCTTAGCATAAATTATGCTACATTATTTTCTATCTAAGGGTGGAGCTGTTTAGATAAATCATATTCAgatagaacattttttttttttatcatcactGTGGATTTTATAGAATGCTTAAGTCATATCTTTGTATTCCAGGTTCCTCTTAGACAATTGAGCAGATTTGATATGGAGAATCCAATGAGGgactctgtttttgttttactaataCTTTGTTTGCATAAACTTTATGAAACATAAACTTGAGTGGGTAGTATTTATATTATAAATAATTCATATTATGTACTGTATGATAACTGTAGTTACTGCTGAGCTGGAGCAATAGAACCAAGTAATTAAGcacataaatatattttccttttccttggttTAGCAATATCCTAAACATATTTGAAATAAAGTAGCAATCAGCTTTTTCTCAGCATCCTAAATCGCAATAGTAAGGTATAAATGATGGGATGTTGCTTCTTAAATGGGTAAAGTTGTGCACTGCATCTCTAACTACAAGGTACTAGAATCTAAACACAGTTAAAATCATGTAATATGCTAAACGGTGCTTAATTAAAATATTGAATGACTTTGACCATCATTTTTGAAGTAATAAGTATTacatttaaatatgtaaatatgtgAATAAATATTTCAAGCCAGTAAGATGTTTATCTGCTATCTTAGTAGTGGCTTGCTTAATGGGTTTAGTTAATTAAGTCATTAACAAAATGACCTTCTAACAAATTCAAGACTGAAGGCTCATGCCTTTGTTCTACCTGAAATTTAAGCCTTAGTTGGTCTTTAAAAGctccttcttccctcttcctttttctgtgaTGCTCAGAGGGCTGGAGGTGGATGATGAGTgggtcgagagcttatgggtaaggattaagggtcacactaacatgggtgacactgttgtgggtgttcgCTACAGGCCACCTGTTCAGGAAGAgaaagtagatgaggccttctacaggcagctggaagtggcctcacgatcccaggccctggttctcatgggggacttcaaccaccccaatatctgctggaggaacagcacagctaggcacaaacagtcccggaggttcctggagagcattggtgacaacttcctgacaccgGTGATGAAggggccaacaaggagaggtgtgctgctggacctgtttgtactaacaaacaaggaagagctggctggagatgtgaaggtcgggggctgccttggctgcagcgaccatgagattgtgagttcaggatcctgcgaggaggaggcagggcactaagtaggatctcaaccctggacttcaggagagcaaactttggcctcttcagggacctacttggaggaatcccatgggttagggccctagaaggaagggtgggtccaagagagctggttaatattcaaggattgcTTTTTCCATGCTTAAGAGTGGTGCATCCCAGTGAGCAAGAAGACTAACAAAGGGGGctggagacctgcgtggatgaacaaaactcctggcaaaactcaaacagaagaaggaagtgtacagaaggtggaagtggggacaggtcacttgggaggaatatagggacgtCATCGGAGTATGTAGGGATGcaactaggaaggccaaggcccctTTAGAATTGAATTtgacaagagatgtcaaggacagcaagaggggcttctttaaatacatcagcaacagaaggaagactagggagactgtgggcccgctgctgaatggggcaggtgccctggtgatgaaggatgcagagaaggcagagttactgaatgccttctttgcttcagtctttactgctaagaccagctctcaggaaccccagaccgtgGAAACcggggagaaagtctggagaaaggaagactttctcttggtggaggaggatcaggttagagatcatttaagcaaacttgacacccacaaatccatgggccccaatgggatgcacccacgagtgctgagggagctggtggatgttattgctaggccactctccatcatctttgaaaggtcatggagaacaggagagatgcctgaagactggaagaaagccaatgtcaccccagtcttcaaaaagggcaagaaggaggacccgggaaactacaggccagtcagcctcacctgcatccctggcaaggtgatggagcagctcatgcaggatgccatctccaagcatgtggaggaaaagaaggtgatcaggagtagtcagcatggcttcaccaaggggaaatcatgcctaaccaatctgacagccttctaggatggaatgactggctgggtagatgaggggagagcagtggatgttgtctaccttgacttcagcaaggcttttgacactgtctcccataacatcctcatagggaagctcaggaagtgtgggctggatgagtggacagtgaggtggattgagaactggctgaatggcagagctcagagagttgtgatcagtggcacagagtctagttggaggcctgtagctagcagtgtcccccaggggtcagtactgggtccagtcttgttcaacttcttcatcaatgacctggatgaaggcacagagcgcaccctcagcaagtttgctgacgatacaaaactgggaggagtggctgatacgccagagggctgtgctgccattcagagagacttggacaggctggagaggtgggcagagaggaacctcatgaagttcaacaaaggcaagtgcagggtcctgcacctggggaggaataaccccatgcaccagtacaggctgggggttgacctgctggaaagcagctctgtggagaaggacctgggagtgctggtggacaccaagttaagcacgaggcagcaatgtgcccttgtggccaagaaggccaatggtatcctggggtgcatcaggaagagtgttgccagcaggtcgagggaggtgatccttcccctctactcagccctggtgaggccacatctggagtactgcgtccagttctgggctccccagtacaagagggatgtggcactactggagcaagtccagcgaagggctacaaagatgattaggggactggagcatctctcttatgaggaaaggctgagagagctgggcccgtttagcttggagaagagaaggctgagaggagatcttatcaacgtgtacaagtatctgatgggagggtgtcaagaggatggagccagactcttttcagtggtgccgagcgacaggacgcgaggcaatgggcacaaactgaaacacagacacttccatcttaacatgaggaaaaactttttcactgtgagggtgacagagcactggaacaggttgcccagagaggtggtggagtctccttctctggagatattcaaaacgcgcctggatgcgatcctgtgcaatgtgctctaggtgaccctgcttgagcaggggggttggactagatgatctccagaggtcccttccaacctcagcgattctgtgattctgtgaagactgCCAGACTCTGCTGAGGAagctctgcagctgctctctcccagccCCACGTGCGGCCTCCCTGATTTCCCATTGTGGCGCTTGGCGATTTTAGCACCTGCGAATCTCTGAGCTGGGTTCACTTCTGTTAAGTCAAAGGCTGAAAAATGACACCTTTTGATGTTAGACTATTAATCATAGAGTACTACATTTGAATCCTTTTTTGTCAGCATGTTTAAGTACTAAGCCACCCCAAAAGACTCAAATCAACATGCTGATTTAAAACTGAGATCAATTACCCTCAATACAGGGAACTAAGAGGATTTCCAGTCATGCAGATTTTACAAGTTCAGTTTCCGATGCTCATATTTAAGTTTTTCTAATATCTAGTCTCTCTTTGTTAAGCAAAGTATTATGCTTCTTACCCATgaaaagtctggagaaaaaaagTACTGTGCTCTTAATAATACTGAAAGTTCATCAGCCCTGCAgactttcactttccttcttttttctcgaTTAAATCTTGTTTGCTACCTTTACCTTATAGGACATATTCCCCAAACAAATTATCATTTCTACTTTTCTTCTCTGGACTCTTTCCAGAttgatttttattcaaataagatttaaaaatgaTGTGTTCTTACTGACAGCTCTCTAATGTTTGGTAGGTAAGAATAGACACCTCATACCTCTCATCTGCAAAACATTTCTTACTATTGTAGAACGACATTTGCCATTTTTTGCATTTCCATATTATTGATTTACAGAGACAACGCTTCTTAGCAGTTTTAGTTGCAGGTTTGGATTTTGGGACTAGCTTGCGTAGAGAGAAAAAGGTTAAGCTGAGATCAATAGTATAGATTAATGGCTCCTTCAGTATTTTAATTTCTAACTAACTCTGGTAAATGGTTGTGCAACTCTTGCAAATCTGTCTGCAACATCAGCTGTTGTTTATCACCAGGAGACTGTAGGAAACAGAGCCTCAGGCAGGCATCCCTGTCTTGAGTGTGTCTGTTCTTTGCTGGTTGGCAGCACTGCActagtgcatgtgtgtgtgtgcatgcacgtgcgtgcacgCTGCAGAGATGATGATTGCGTTGCAGGCCCCACCCTCGGACCCCAGGAGACTCCCCACACCActcgtggattttttttttggtattcccTAATCCAATTCAGCGCAGTCAGTGGCAGATGTGTTGTCAGATCTTCTGCAGCCAGTAGTTACTGTATAAAAGGCCCTTAAAGGAGGGACTTTGGATAGATAAGAGGTAAACCATATGAGACACTACGTTAAGCAAAAATGGGATGTCTTATGCCAAAAATGTACCGGAGCACAGTGTCTGTCTGATACAGGATGCTTGATATGAATGAGAATTTGATATGTCTGATGCATAATTGAGTCTTAACTGTGTTTAATTAAATATCTAGCTGCTGGAGGTAGACTGGCCAAATACAATTAAATGCATCGTACACGGTAGATGTATCTAGAAGGGGCCCTGAGAGCTGCTGTTGCAAGgtggtgcagcagaagcagctgagTGTTCTGGTCTGTGTTTTTCTGAATGCACTTGTTCTGAATTAGAAAATAATGTAAACAAGAAAGATTCAAGCAGAGTCGTCTTTCTTATGAAGCAGAGCACTGCCATCAATTCTGACTTCTCCTCCACTGCCTTGCAGGGCCTGCCCACTGGAAGGAGGTTTTTCCTGTCGCTAATGGAGACCGCCAATCCCCCATCGACATCAAAACTGAGGAAACCAAGTATGATCCCTCTCTCCGTCCCCTAAATCCCAACTATGATCCAGCTTCTGCTAAAATCATTCTTAACAACGGCCATTCCACCAGTGTCGAATTCGATGACACCGTAAACAAATCAGGTTTGTTCCTTTCATATTGCTCCgtattttctttctccatttcttgaGTAGAGTACGGCCTGGGCATGCCTCACTGCCAGATACACGACTTCTCTTAAACAGTAAGGCTTTGGTCCTCCAGATGAGagattcccttttttccccccgtcTTTCAGCATGTTACAATTTGGGAACATATTGTGACAGAAGTACTAAGTTGTGGTTGTCAGAAAGCTCTAGGATTCCCTTTTCTCATGGATGGTTTGATCCACCCCAGCTAGCTAGCTCGTGTCAGCACCCCTGTTTGAACAGTGTTGTTATACAATTTCTCAAATGCTGCTCTCTCACTGCGGATGAATCCTTTGTGTCTCATTACAGGTTCATTCCAACTGAATCGCTCAAGTCTTTTACCTGACTTTAGTTGCAGGTTtggttatatatttttttccccctttataatCCATGCCTGGACTTGTTGTGTCAGGAAAGAGCCAATACAGACCAAATGAAATATATCCCAAGTGatcccttttcttctctggaaagtGTCATTGTCCCACTCTTTTATAGGTGCACACAGGTTCCCTTTTTGCAAGCAGTAATTATTTAGAAGTTCTCTGGTTTAGCATAGTCTCTGTAATGTTAGTGCCTTCATCTTCAATTACTTCTCTTGGATGGTAGCTTGCATACCTTCCCTGAAACTGTAGGAGTGCAGTTTCTTCAAGCAAAATCCTCTGGGGCTGCATTAGGCATAGCTGAGGATCCAAGCCCAAATAATACATTCATAAATGTCAAAGCCGAAGAGGGCTAATTTGTGATCACGCTGACAATTAGTCCCCAGTATTATTAAACCGTTGTAATCCCCAGTCTCCTTCAGGAGACTCTAACTTCTATGCATGGCCTAGGTTCTTCAGCCACTCATGCACAGCTCATGTTCTGGCCAGAATCATGCCTTACTtaccaaaaaaatccaaatcctTCTGTATGCATAAACTTAATTGTTTGCTATTTCCCTTAGTATTTGCCACTGACAAACTTTATCAGCAATGTTTTTGGCatttggtggcagcagggagagaCATAGATGGAGACAACATCGTATTTTGCTTTCCCTGACAGTCTTAGTTTAACTCTTAAATTTCCTGTTGATACAAGCAACATTTGGATGTTGCCTGAGAGCCAACAGCTGAACGTCAGTCATCTAGTCTGACCTCATGAGTGTTAGAGACCACAGGACTTCCAGAATTAATTTCTGCTTCAAGTATAGTAGGTGTGGGTGAACTAAAGCACATCTGTTAGAAAAATACACAATCTTGATTTCAAAATTTCCAGCGATGACGAATCTACCACAGCCTTTGGTAAGTTATTCGAATTGTTAATTACCCTCCCAATTAAAAATTAGAAATCATGCTTTATTTCTGGTGGGAGTTTGATCAGCTCATCCTTTAAactcctttcctttttaaaagaaataaatatgaatatgaaCACACCAAAAACCTCTTCCACTTCCTAACTCCCTCCATGAGGTGACAGGAACTGAACCTAGTCTTTCCGTAGGCTTACACTGGTGCAAAGCAGGGGTAAGGAGAGCCTCTTCCTACTGCTCTCCTCAGTCCATATATCCAAGGTTATTGTCCGTGTCACTGCAAATCACTAGTAGCTGATGATCAGATTATTAAAGAGTTGTAATCCCCAGTCTCTTTCAGGAGACCCCATATCTTCTATGCATGGCCTAGATTCTTCAGTCACACATGCACAGCTTGCATTTTGGCCAGAATCATGCATTACTtatcaaaaaaatccaaattcttCTGTATCCATAAACTTAATTATTTGCTCCTTCCCTTAATATTTGCCACTGATGAAGTTCATcagtaatgtttttgttttctttcaggtcATTGAtcaaaaaatactgaattttctaGGGCCAAAATTTGGTCTCTGGGGTACCCCTGTGAAGCAAGCACTCCTGCCAATGatggttttatgaaaaaaaatccaattattgGTACTAAATACATTGCCATCTTTTAGTTCATTATTAACTGAATTCCATATAAAGTATCTCTTTACTTTGCCCAGTATTGCAATTAGGCTGTCGGGACTGTATTTATTTGTGTAATTCTGTTTATCCTCTTTGGTGCCATATTAGCTCCATTCCACAAAATTGCCCCATTAGTGTTTCAAAGGCCTATTCATACAGCTCTTTTCAAACTTTGAGATACTGATACTTGCTGTGAAAAGCTTCTGGTTAACTTCCTCCTTAATTACTGTTGGAATGGACGAGTTTTATCATCATTGTGCGATGTGACACAAGTGCATCATCAGGCCACTTTCTGCATTATTCAGCAGAAGTAATTCACTGAATGCTGATACGTTTCTCCATAGTCATTTTCCCCCAGCCAGGCACAACACTGATCTCTGCACACTTTTAAGATCATTTGCTTCCAAGTTTTCAGTCCCTGCAAGAAGGACTTTGTTTAGGAGTGCCACTTCCCCATCCCCTTTGTTCACTAGATTTATAGGCTCTGTAAAAGCATCCTTCTGAGTTGAAGTTTTAAGCAGGTCAAATATTTTCCCCCACGGATAAACAGTTAGAGTTTCTATGTGTTAGCCAGGATACTTTTGTTAGCAGAAAGGCAACTGAAGAATTTCTTCTTTTACCATTTTTTGGTGGTATTTCGCTCCTAACAAAGTCTAAGTTTTGTACTAAACCTAGAAGGGATGAAAAAAGAACATTCTCCTCCCCTGTGCTCTTAATTTAAAACCCATTTGATTGACGTTCCAGtcctttctcctgaagagctCTGTAAAGAGCTAATAAAACTGCCCAGAGTCATCCCAAAATCATCAGAGCAGATACAGAGCAGGAGAATGGGGTGATTTTTTTTGCGGTGAAGAAGGAATATTCCTGAAATACAGGTGATTCACATTCAAGTCACTAAACAGATTTGACAGAGATGTTTTGGGTCCAACTCTGATTAGGAAAGGATGAACACTTATgaaagcaaaacaataaaaactcCACTCGTATGGGTGTTAGGTTTAAATAAATGGCTAATTAAATGTCACTAATATTGCACTTGTGTGATGAAGATACTGTTTTGACTTCATTTTACTTATGTTAGTATTTGCTCCTGTTTCTCAGTTGTCGGTGTGCTGTAACTGGATTTGGTTGCAAATGCAGGAAAGTATTCTGAAATTTTTTTCTAACTCCAACTGCATTACTTTCCTCCAAATTTTGAATACGAGAAAAAATTCTGTTCacattacatttttctgatccTCCCCTTTATTCATAAAACCATACTCATATATATTCATGAAATATTCCTTAACCTTAACTTCCCAGTGATCCTTTCAAATACGTTCAAGAGAATgtgtttgcaaaaatattttcccatcttCTGAGAAATATCCAGCCCATAGCAAGACAAAAGCTGGTGCTGACACCATACCCTTTAGCAGGCAATAACCTACTAGTCTACACATAAATGCAGTTTTGAAAGTCGTCCTTGACAAGCAGGAATTTCTAAAACACTTCAAAGAAATGAGACTCCATTGAGATATCTTTTGCAGAGAATCAGGGAAAGGTTTGAAGACGGCAGTCTGGTGTAAGTGTAGAGGATTTGGTGATAAGAGTTCGGTTCCTGCAATTGAGCCTTTCTGTGTGTTTTGACTCCTAGTGCTGACGGGGGGACCGCTCAGCGGGACGTACCGCCTGCGCCAGGTTCACTTCCACTGGGGGTCCAGCGATGAAGCTGGCTCCGAGCATGCGGTGGACGGCATGAAGTACGCAGCAGAGGTAAGGCCTTACCCAGAGTTACCTGCATGTTGAAGGTTGTGACTAGTTTTCTACTGTAAGACTTattttgccccctctctctccgcttttccttctccccccatTTTACCAAAAGACAAGCAGTCTTCCTGAAGTGTTGCATGTCTGGTCCTTTCTCGAAGGAGAACCTGTTTGGAAACTTtggagaggattaaaaaaaaggagtgCAGAAGACAAAAACTTGATATTCAGAGATTTAATGTTGAAGAGTTATTTTAATCTTTGTCTTTCACTATCTGTTCCTTGGAGAATATTTTCAAAGTCAGCTTCAGTTACAAACCACAGAGTTATCTGACTTGGGGCCTGTGCAATCTAATGCTTATGAAAGACGCAGGAATATTATATCTTGTGGCGCATATAGCAGTGCAATGGTCATGATTTTGAGAACTGCACCTTAAAATCTGTGGGTTCTGTGCTGTCTGTGGAGGACGGCAGCTTTTGTACTGCGTTGCAGTCAAGGCAGGGCGTCAGGCAGGAGAAATGCACCATCTGCTTCTGGCACGGAGAGTTTGCTTTTGCTCTTTCTCCTTTGGTGTGTTTGAATAGTC contains:
- the LOC106496260 gene encoding uncharacterized protein isoform X4, which encodes MWGDDCLCFSAGAPAASGWVALRHPSPSPRPSGGERRCLGQPVLPRASLAAVLPVSSSLWPAHWKEVFPVANGDRQSPIDIKTEETKYDPSLRPLNPNYDPASAKIILNNGHSTSVEFDDTVNKSGSFQLNRSSLLPDFSCSDDESTTAFVLTGGPLSGTYRLRQVHFHWGSSDEAGSEHAVDGMKYAAETSSLPEVLHVWSFLEGEPVWKLWRGLKKRSAEDKNLIFRDLMLKSYFNLCLSLSVPWRIFSKSASVTNHRVI
- the LOC106496260 gene encoding carbonic anhydrase 13-like isoform X1 — its product is MWGDDCLCFSAGAPAASGWVALRHPSPSPRPSGGERRCLGQPVLPRASLAAVLPVSSSLWPAHWKEVFPVANGDRQSPIDIKTEETKYDPSLRPLNPNYDPASAKIILNNGHSTSVEFDDTVNKSGSFQLNRSSLLPDFSCSDDESTTAFVLTGGPLSGTYRLRQVHFHWGSSDEAGSEHAVDGMKYAAELHVVHWNAEKYSSFVEAARQSDGLAVMAVFLKIGECNPQLKKITDHLDTIRIKGKRALFTNFDPSCLLPKSLDYWTYFGSLTVPPLLESVIWIVLREPISVCSEQLAKFRSLLSTAEDEVACCLLRNYRPPQPLKGREVRRN